Sequence from the Nymphaea colorata isolate Beijing-Zhang1983 chromosome 9, ASM883128v2, whole genome shotgun sequence genome:
AACCTAGGGCTTCATATTCTGATACAGTTGCATAAGTTAAAGACAGCTGAATACCAGGGAAGCCTTTCTCTCTGCGGGAAGAAAGTTCACCATCATTTATGGATTTCAACTTAATCTTTTTCACTTGATAAGAATTGTTTAATCTGTCTCTGTCAATCTTGCGCTTTAAACCAACCTGACTATCAACATCTCCTACACCCTCTAAGGGCAGGCACGGAGAGATGAGCATTTCTCCTGATGaaactaaagcaaaaagatGAAACATGTCACCACAGTGTAAATCAGCGCCTAGGCAGACACCATCCCCCAtcaaatctctttttctttcacatAGCCATTtggaaaatttctcaaatcttAATCCAGTGCCAACTGGGAAGGGAGAAGAGGATGCACTTTCAAAGAATTTTGGCGTGAGAACAAAGGGTTGACTTCCACGCCCCACAACCTGgtgatgaaagaaaaagaaaattagcaatGAAGATGCATCTAGGACACAATACAATGGCACAACTGCATCAACTCAAAGCAACTAAGATTTCTATTGAGACTACCTTAACACTAAAAAACTGTTCTaaatattcaaatattcatGAAAACCAAACACTTCCAGATATGTTTGCCCTTCTCCATCAAGCATTCTTACAGCCTAACGCAAATTCTAACCGATATCCAGTCAGAGGACATAGAAACATATGTGGACAATGTCAAATATCAACTTCAGCATTATCTCATCAGGACAACAACTAAAAAACATACCACAAACTTTTTTGCTTGAAGGTAATTGAATGCTGCAAATATGTCATGCTCATTATAACGCCGTAAAGTCTCTGCAAGCAACTTGGGCACCTCGGTGGTAGCAGATGAGTTCAGGAAGACAAGTTTGATAAGCTCTACAGCATTGGCAACTGCCAAAGATTTTCGAACTATCTTCTTGACACTATGGCCCCTATTCTGCAGAAGTTTAAGAAATTTTCCTCGTTGCCGAAGATTATTGGATTTGCTCTTTCCAGGTGTAGATAAATATGCTTGACGTCCGTCCCCAGTAGAATGATTTCCTTCTCCAGGAATGGGAGACAAAGAATGTGAATCTTCAACCTGAATGTCCTGGAAGCGAAGAGAAGCACTTCCATTTTCTGTGGGATTGGAGTTAAAATTGTTGACATCATTAGAAACGTGAGCACCTCCCTGCTCGAAAATATCTAAACCTTGAACAGGTTGAGGAACATGGAATAACTCCCTCTGGGTTCGTAATCCGGCTCCTTTAACAGCATGTTTATTCCTCGGCTTGCACCTTAGCACCTCATCAATAGCCACTACAATACACGGGTCTTCAATATCATCCCAACAAGGCTTACCAGGATTCATGTCTGTATTTTCCAAATCACATGAAGAGCTTACCCCAGAAGCCACAAATGAAGATGAATTTTGATGGATAAACGAAGGATCAGCCAACATGGAAATTTGTCTTTCCTCTAGTTCCTTTATGTGTTCAGCATAGCGCTCACCCAGCAGGTTGCACAGATTCATGATAGCCCTTCGAACACTCGAATCACTCTTCAACAAGGCAATTCTGCGCCTGCAACTATCTGCAGGTGCCGGGAGGTCAGGAAGAGAGGCCCAGTCCACACGATGAAACTTTGCACCTTGAGCGGCACGGTATCTTGCATATTGCATTAACAGCTGCCTGAATAGGATACCATAATGATGTTAAGATGACCGAGTGAAATTACTTGAAAAATATTTACTAACATGAGACTAGAAAATATAATCGATTTTGCCAAACAAATCAAGTAATTCTGCATATGGACACATACCTATCAGCTTTTTGAGTCCATTTAAACTTCCTTTGACGAGTAGGCCTTACTTTTGAAAAAGCAAATTGACTAATAAAACTATTAACATCATCAACTTCCTCTTTCAATAAAGATTCTTCAGCAATATTACCATGACTATTGGCAGTTGCATCCAGCTGAGCATCAGAAACTTGCAAGGGAGAATGAAAGATGTCTTTATGATCCTTGTTTGTATCATAATTTTCTTGCAATGAAGAGCCAACTGCCAAATCTTTTTCACCAATATCAGGTTTATTTTCATCCATCAATGAACTATCATACTCTGAGTCTCTCTTCCTTTTGCAAGAAGCTAATCGCTGATGATTACCATGTTGATCAGTCAACATTGACTCTTTCCGTGACTTCTGGAGAGATAACCTTCTATTCTTGTCATATGATACCCGAAGAACCTGCATTGGCATCTACCAATGCTTAAAGGAACAACAACAAAGATAAAAAAGGATAACGGAGGAAAAAAACTGATAAACAGCCAACTTCTAAAAGAAGACTTCTTTGAGCAATAATAGCAATGGTAAcaatccaacaaaaaattaacCCAAGCAGCCAATCCGGCATATTCTAACTTTCCAGCATGCTTCAGTTTGACACTCAGAGGACGACAAACCAGAATGCAAATTAACAAGATAGAAACTAAGCCCAGGTATGTATGGTCATCATTATCTTAAAATTTTTGAGATACGGAACTTTTCCCAAGCCATACCCACTTATCAGAGGCTACAGTTACACATAGTATGAGTGTTGTTAACATTGGTTGGAATCAGCCAATTCGAGTATCGGACTCCTTCCAATTTGATGCTTGGCCCGATTCAATGGTGGTTCAAAATTGGCTGATTTGGACCTAATCAGCCAAAACAAGCTTGTATCAGCTGAGTCAAAGTGAATCGGCATTTGCACACAACAATGTATAGTATATGTTTCTCACAAGGCTTCGAGCCTCATCACTTACTAACAACTTATTGGCAGAACGTCGGTTGCCACTGCATGGCAGCACACTCAAGAAACATTGGCTGCAGCTAACGATGGTTGCAGTGGAATCCATTCAGGCTGCCGGCAAACATTGGTTGCCATAAAGAGGAGTCCAAGGAGCAGGAGGAGTTATCACTCACTCTCACACtcacacacacccacacccacacacaATTTTACACTATCCTAGTCCTAAACGTTTCACTAACAGAATGAGACAAATGAACAACTTCCATTCTTAGGATGTCCACCTGTTTTTTCTACATTTCCCTTTTTCCATCAATAAATGTAAGCAAGATAATCCAACTGTTTCACTTctaaaaggaaagagaagaggagGTAGGGGTGCTGGGACTGCTGCTCGTTTcatgagaaaattaaaaaaagattaactacattgttttcttgtgaattttgtcccagtaaaaaaaacaaaaaaaaacaaaaaatataacatCTTACCCATGGCCTGCAACTTCAAAAGTCGCATGCCGTCCATTTCTATTTATGATACCATGAAATATGGTTCTAAGTTGTAACTAATATTCTGAAAGTTGGTATTGGTCCATTCAAACCATATAAGCCAGTAAACAGAACTTTACTTAAAACCATGGAGATTCCTGTGGGGTACAAGAGGAAGTTTCACACAAATCAAAGCAGGTAATTAGAATTAACGAACTCCTGCATGCTAGAAAAAGTACAAAGTCttgaacagaaaaaaataatccATTGACCACAGAGACAGATGTACGCAATATCAAACTTACCATTTCTACAAGCACCAATGATGTATGAATAGCCACAGAAAAAAACAGCAATTCTTCATATGAGTGCATGGCTTACTCTGAGGAAATTCAATATAAAGGAACTACTGACTTTCCAATGTAGAAATCATATCAGACACgtagattcatagaacttgTTAGAGAACTGTAGACTTCCAGGTGCTATACGCACAAGTAAACTGACCTGTTCCAGGGTAAGATTCAAATCCCTTGCTATCTTAACACAGTCTTTAAAAGGAATTCTTTTTTCAGGCTCATCATTTGAAATACGCTTGAGCAGTTCTGCACGTTGCTCAGAGGTCATAACCCGAACTGAAGACCATGATCTATAATTAAAAGCCTGCAAGAATAAAGTAGGCACTATGTTCCCAATTATAAATGCTAGAATAAAAAAACGCCATGTACGCTGTTTCTTAAgggaaagcaaagaaaaaaaaaagattaattagGATATCAATATACTTATGTATACGTATGTAcacatgcatgtatgtatgtatgtacatatatatgtatatcaccAGTAATAAAAGATCCAAGTCTTTGCAGCCagaaaaaataatggaaaatcaTACTTCTGGAACAGCTGAACCAGGGAAAGCATATCCAGCAGCCGTTGGATCTGCTGCAGAATAACAATATTCCAAGGTTTTCCAATATGCATCCACAGCCTCTCCActagaaaaaccaaaatcatGGCGGAATTTTGGTTTAAGATCACAATGCTCAATGTTTAAACGTGGTCTTGATCTTTGTAAAGGCTCTTCAATATAAGGCTTAAGCTCCATAGCATATTTAAGGACGGCATGTGGAGCTGAATTCACTTCATCATGTCCTTGGTTCACTAATCTAAGCAGCTGCAAGGAGAATACCAGTAAAAAATGAACAGTGAGAAAATATGTAGAATAATTGcaggaaaaataacaaaagttaTCCAAAGTAACTGGTGCATCTTAGTAAGAAACAGTTACAGCAGTCAGAGAGTCAAGATATCAATTTGGAGAATATAAACACAGAAAAAAGTTgcattcttgttattttctatAGAACACTGCTTGAGAAAAGGCATATTACAATGAAAAGGGAAGTGGACAAGAGAAAGTTGGAAAGCATAAGTGAATGGGTGTTTGAGTAAAAAGCATTTACTGTGAGCACTGGTggattaaataaaagaaaaagcaataaTTAACATTCTTAAGGATAacaaaataaccaaaaaaaCATAGTATTTTTTGTTGAACCAGTTACTAAAGTTGAGAATATTTCAGCAAGAAGCAAAAACACCACATCACatatatgagaaagaaaaggagattccactaattttttttcctaaagtAAAGAAATAGATGAAATGATGTGGGTCACAATATATCCATGATCAACTAATACGAGGTTCTTCAACAAGTATTCTACGAAAGAGAGGCAGTTGCATGATAGGTTCAGGGTCTTGCAAGAATACAATTTGCATTACTGTCGCAGATGGATAGGCAGACCTGAAGCAGCAACATTTGGTAAATATTTGGTTTTCTTATCCTCGAGGAGAAATTTCCTTCAAATCCATTTGTATGAAATGGCTTCAAATCCATGTCTTCTAACATAGGGTGAAGACTGCATATGAAATGGCTGCAATACTTGCAAATGTGGTGGTCCAGGACAGGAGGTTAGACATTCTAACATggtttcaaattcattttttacaaaGTTGCAAATTATAGAGCCATTGAAAGAATGGTTGATATTTAATACCTTGAGGCAGAGAAGCCAGAAAGTGCACTCTgaataataattgaaaatattgAAGTTTGTTTTTACTTTCTATTATACTTAACTTTCTGTATCATAACCTATGTTGTTAAGGCATCCAACCCGGGCCTAGGAAGGCCTAGACAAGCCTAGGAAAAAAAGGCAACCAAttctttttaattgtttttagttatgttaatgtatcaagttattttgattaactattaccaatatttgaaatgtggagagtagtaatataacaaacataatcagcttaaacaagcaaaaattaattgttgactttattgaatatgcaaaatcaatagaagaaatgtaacattactcattaaataTAATCTaatacaaggaaaaaataaataaatctaatctctagaagaaggaatgtaaatccgcaagaaggctttaattcatttgtacttaaagaaagatataatatgtttaaaaaattagcAATTCATAATAGTATACATACAAGTACACAACAATAACAATACATGTAAGTACATAACCATGCTAACGTCTACATATAATAGGTATTACAATACTAAATAgtatataacaaattaacagtatatacatataatcaGTTGATGCAATACTGTATAACAGACTGTACATAGTAGTATATACATACAACAAatattacaatacatataacaggaataacaaatataatacaattatatacatataagtttataacaggtataacaaattaacaatacatAAGCTATGTGATACAAGTATGTAACATAAgcatactaatgtatacatataacaggtatgaggtatcacaatactatataacagactaagtaactaacagtatatacatataacagtatatatataACGGCATAATGCCATAAGCAACATAACcatacataaaaatatgtaatcaaacaCAATAAAATACATtacaatatatactcaattaagaaactttatttaaaagaaaaggtgacttttcactttcccatggactaggcatgTTGGCACCTAGGCCAGTCTAGGCGCCAGCTTGGGCGCCAACACATATCCCACacctaagtggtggacttaggcgaTAGGTGTGGACTGACACTTAGTCCATGCCTAGGCGAGGCCTTAGCAACATCAATCATAACTTATATGCCTCATTGTCTCGCTCTTAATTTTCTGTATTATAAGTTGTATGTTTCAttgtctctctctttgttttccttgtttagAATCTTTAGATCAAAGGTGGAATACATTTGGCATAGATGTCACAACATCTATCCATTTGCTCAATGAGCCAAGAATGAAGTGCTAGCTGATGTGAGAGAAACTAGAATTCTTTTAAGCATATCTAGACACAAAAGGAAAGGGCTGGAGCACCCAAGATTGAAAAATCATGTCCCTTAACATTAATTGAGACAAAGGTGATAAAAACAATAGAGCATCGAACAGATTGTTATTATAGCTTTCTTAATCCTTGGCATATTGTCATATATTTGTATTTCTATATTTCTGTGGACAgctgtagaaaaaaaaaaaaagagaatcaaGAAGATGCATCAGGAGTTGATATGACTTTGTTAGCATCAATATATTGATGTATTAGACAAATGAGTGGAAGAAAAGCTTGCTTCCTTAATGTCTATGTCACATAAGTACAGGTACGGCTGCTGGTATGGGTACAGGGAAGCAGGGGTACGGCATTTTCGCCAATCTTGGTATGGTGGTACGGcaatagttatatatttttaattaattatatacatgaaatcagcaaaaaaagtaacataaatataagaaactGATGACATTTTTGTCGTAGATATGTTGTATGAAggtaagaaaggaggaagaggcaTAAGGCAAAAATAGGTTCATTTAAAGTGACATACGTACTATGTATGAGAAAGAATGAGGAAGCATCGTACCTAGGCGTACCGGCATACCAGTATGGCGGTATGGGTACGTGGGCCCTTCCCACGTACCACTATGACTTTGCTTAATGTCAATATGCAGGGTGGAGAGAATTAGATGTTGAAATGCATGTCGAGAGGAAAATGATTATTATGACCACAGCTaaatgaggaagaaagaaatgatCATTCAAAAAGAAATTCAACCTCCATTTACTTGTAGTTTTCCATGATTGATGATACCAAATTTTGGGTCAATGTTTCTCTAAATGACTTTTTATTTGTGACTTTATTTTGATGGTTGCTTGTAACTTATCGTTGTTGTGTGTGACTCAGGAATTTGATGCAAATTTGGTACAATTTGCAAACAATTCTTTGGTTGTGAACTACCCACAACAGAGGAATGAAAAAGAGTTGCTGGATCAGGACAAAAAGGATTTGAAACCTTAACTTGTGGTTTTGGAGACCATTGTTCTAGCATTGGAACCACTCTcccaaaaaagggaaaaaggagaTATTGGGCGAGCATATGTACTAATGTCCAATAATCTGTAATTTTATTGTATTTAGTTTTTTTACCCCATGATAttatttcttcatctcaaaaCTTCTGGAACAAATCTACAAGTAATCACAAGgcaccaaataaaataaagttttattcCCACCAGCTATGAATaaaagcataaaagaaaaatttgtttgaCAAATTTTGTACCTTCAGAAAAATCAGATCTCAGTTTTAACAAAATAGGAAGTACAACTCACCCTTAATCTACGTAGAATGTCAACAAGATTTGAAAGTCTCCCAGTTGCTTGTGTAGACATGAGGCCCTTAAACTCCTCCATTGGAAGCTCACAGAGGCGAAGCCTGTGCTTGCAACTTTCAACTAGCTCCTCAAACCTTTTCGTAGATCCAACAACTTGTAAAAACAGTTCAACTGGCATTGCTTTGGTAGCAGCATcaagagaaaacagaaagacTGAGCTTTGAGAACTTTTAAGTTCAGAACTATCTTCTCCAAAAGCATCATTGGTTTGCCAGTCAGGTAAACTGGTAATGTATCCCCACAAAAAGGTGTGGAATAGCTTCACCCTGACCATCTTGGCAGGAATGTACCCATTAGCATGCATGGATTCCAAAAGAGCAACTGGAGAATCTGATGAAGTGGGAAACTGTGTCCTTTTGACACCAGTCAATATTGGAACAGATTTCTCTTTTTTCGAGCGAGCCACTCCTTGCCCACGAGTTTCCATATCAAAATTCCTTAGCCTTTCATGAATTTTGACCAGAAGGTCTGGTTGTTTCATATTAACAGATGGGTGTAAAATGACTTCGGTCACACGACTATGCCCACAGTTAGTAACAGCAGGCACACTGACTGAAATGCATTTACATTGACCTTCTTCTTGAAGCTTTCCCAATACTCGAGTTAAGGTTTTTCTAGCCAGCATGGTTGGTTTCTCCTCTATGTCCTCAAGCCACCTATGAAGCTCACTAATTATTAGAAACTTCTCCTCCTGcaaaagaaattgaacaaaTATATTAGATCATGTAGAATGAAAAGCCAAAAGATTTGTTGAAGTTTCAAGTGACTAAAACACTAGGATAGCCCGAACTTGCAGGCATGCCCAACTCTTAGACTATAATTAGAAGCACATGACCTTGATCCACCTCATTTACTATCTAGAAAAACAGTGAAAGCATGTCTGCCACAAGGAAGCAAACATGCACAGAGAATATAAATGAGAACGTATTTGGAACTTAAACAACATGAAAATGTAACGTTACTGCTATGGTGGAGCCAAGTCAAAATCAGGGTGGGCAGCACTTCTGTCTTGGGGGCATGGACACTAcatgtgttattttttatgataagAAACAATtctaaataagaaaatgactaaataaagaaaagtgTGCTACCCATTGGAAACAGAGAGACAAAAGAAGTCGATTTGAGCTGATATCAGTTTGGAAGCTAAATTTTCAGAATAAAGAGGTAAATGGGTACTTCTAGATGGAGAGAGCTTAAGAATTCATATTCTGTGCTTCTTCAGTAAATTCTATGTCgggggaaaaaatggaaaaaagaggaCATTgtgcaattgaaaaaaaaagggttttatGAGACATTAAATTTATGTCAACTACATGGCATCCTATCTAGTAGATTTACTATTAGGTTTATATGACAGATGAGAAATGTATAATATAGTATACTGAGTCTCTGTTACTTTATAAGTTATCTAATCGTTGATTCATTTCAAATGTAAACTATGCTTGAGTCCTTGATAAGTGTTCAATCATTTAACATTCCTTAACATCTAATTTTGGTCAAGAAGTCAAAGATATATTTTGAACAAGCTGCTAAAGGTGAATTTGATGAGCAACAAAAAGTATGATGCAGATTCAGAAGGAATgcaacaagaaaacataaataatgcTGACCTTTGAGACAATATATCTACAGCATAACATTGTATTGCAAAAGGAACCACTACTACAACAAATGAATCAAAACCTTCAATCTTTCGAGTATCCTTTGTTCCCTTTGGGCATTCTCTGCAGCCAAAGCAAGCCTTGGGGGCCCATGACCAGCTTGAAGCCTTGATGAATTGTGACCAATCCTCGATTTTACCATGATTCCAGTTGCTCCAGTATCAGGCTCATCCATAACATCATGGGTATTAGTATCATCAAGTTGGTCCTCCAGACTTCCAACTTGAATCAGTTCTTGACTTTTACCCTGAATGTCATCACATTTATGAACTGATTCATGGATCCTGGAAGACAAGCATCCATCCACAGCTGGGGCCATCTCTCCACCATGACCATCTTTTTCGTGTTTGAAATTTTGTGATGCAGTATTGAAATTCCTTGATGTCCAGAAACGATATATCATAGACCTTTTGTAGCTTTCTGGTTGGAGGTGCAAACCAAACCTTGGAACCATATTTGTGAAGCGGTGGTAGTTCTTCTTACTGTTGATCCCAAGCTTTTTACACACCTGCTCATCCCACAAAAAATAACCTCTCAGAATTGGCATAGACATATTCGCGATCAATACACATATACCCATCCAGATGCATAAATGCACATTTCATACTTCATTGAAAGAGTAAaggatttcttgttttgttaAAAGCTGCGGGTTCATCAAAGACATGATAAACATTAGATGAATGACTGTCTAGTCTATGAACTTCAACAGTCAAAATTCACATTAAACAAGTCATCTGTATATCATTTTATAGCTTTTATGGTACAATTTGCATGCTTtagcatatatatgtatgctgAATCTTTTACAGCTTGATTCTATCTATTCAATTACTTGTGTTACACAGGATGGGAGAGGGCAAAATCTTCATTAGTCCATAATCCTATATCAAAGAGGATTACGGTCAGTCcaagaaaattacaaaaggtTCTCAGAAGAAATAAAAGTAACAAAGATAAAATCCTACTATT
This genomic interval carries:
- the LOC116260035 gene encoding uncharacterized protein LOC116260035 isoform X2; amino-acid sequence: MDSIISAALEVICTEGSAGCSIADLWRGLEPAIASSGLHLSDGVKDAVWKRLLVVPGIELREKALTVSSRGLSVEAAEGSGVRIVAPEHMRDACLGIYDLKSSDAAISQVQRRVLERLAKSRTTGVTQNELAKEFNVSGNKLFYIVKNLECRGLLVRQSATVRMKECGRELDAGNKIDSIVNTNLVHLSRYAKNLNLRFQQRFEIKKENAVDNICSDSGNTLISADCIKEDRLVKDYLPAMRNICSKLDEASNKVLVVSDIKKELGYLKTTGHRAWRAVLKRLKEAHLVEEFSAEVNKKVVSCLRLVKKFDPKNLQQKYAAQGCEDSDGDQIKCAKRGQMTDQLLELPIDRQIYDVIDSAGSNGITVQEVCKKLGINSKKNYHRFTNMVPRFGLHLQPESYKRSMIYRFWTSRNFNTASQNFKHEKDGHGGEMAPAVDGCLSSRIHESVHKCDDIQGKSQELIQVGSLEDQLDDTNTHDVMDEPDTGATGIMVKSRIGHNSSRLQAGHGPPRLALAAENAQREQRILERLKEEKFLIISELHRWLEDIEEKPTMLARKTLTRVLGKLQEEGQCKCISVSVPAVTNCGHSRVTEVILHPSVNMKQPDLLVKIHERLRNFDMETRGQGVARSKKEKSVPILTGVKRTQFPTSSDSPVALLESMHANGYIPAKMVRVKLFHTFLWGYITSLPDWQTNDAFGEDSSELKSSQSSVFLFSLDAATKAMPVELFLQVVGSTKRFEELVESCKHRLRLCELPMEEFKGLMSTQATGRLSNLVDILRRLRLLRLVNQGHDEVNSAPHAVLKYAMELKPYIEEPLQRSRPRLNIEHCDLKPKFRHDFGFSSGEAVDAYWKTLEYCYSAADPTAAGYAFPGSAVPEAFNYRSWSSVRVMTSEQRAELLKRISNDEPEKRIPFKDCVKIARDLNLTLEQVLRVSYDKNRRLSLQKSRKESMLTDQHGNHQRLASCKRKRDSEYDSSLMDENKPDIGEKDLAVGSSLQENYDTNKDHKDIFHSPLQVSDAQLDATANSHGNIAEESLLKEEVDDVNSFISQFAFSKVRPTRQRKFKWTQKADRYLLMQYARYRAAQGAKFHRVDWASLPDLPAPADSCRRRIALLKSDSSVRRAIMNLCNLLGERYAEHIKELEERQISMLADPSFIHQNSSSFVASGVSSSCDLENTDMNPGKPCWDDIEDPCIVVAIDEVLRCKPRNKHAVKGAGLRTQRELFHVPQPVQGLDIFEQGGAHVSNDVNNFNSNPTENGSASLRFQDIQVEDSHSLSPIPGEGNHSTGDGRQAYLSTPGKSKSNNLRQRGKFLKLLQNRGHSVKKIVRKSLAVANAVELIKLVFLNSSATTEVPKLLAETLRRYNEHDIFAAFNYLQAKKFVVVGRGSQPFVLTPKFFESASSSPFPVGTGLRFEKFSKWLCERKRDLMGDGVCLGADLHCGDMFHLFALVSSGEMLISPCLPLEGVGDVDSQVGLKRKIDRDRLNNSYQVKKIKLKSINDGELSSRREKGFPGIQLSLTYATVSEYEALGLELNYTQISVSCTGNSNVNTSSQVDSLCEVSSLSSCSGETTHSASSSSNEPSWESMCIFARHYSSMGYSLREDILCPDLFKTAYFAIYKAADQGLTVVEIGLALDMEGTKITELTVDVLRKFGLVVKVNAFDHFRVVATCYGVKYSLGTPSAAHEAHLLHMVRNNEGFLISKENDGDVHCVENLPSVDLSEGHRVTILHGSDIAVPMYDSAQANRELAVVNSHVGKPPSSQRSDSHKECHDKFDELGSFQPILPWLNGDGGKNPVMCDALTRRILGVVMQNPGILEDDLIGQMDVLNPQSCRKLLESLVLDNHLIVRSMHQTTSDSLPSILEAAFGTKSKEPESVYRRHLFANPTSAYLL
- the LOC116260035 gene encoding uncharacterized protein LOC116260035 isoform X8: MDSIISAALEVICTEGSAGCSIADLWRGLEPAIASSGLHLSDGVKDAVWKRLLVVPGIELREKALTVSSRGLSVEAAEGSGVRIVAPEHMRDACLGIYDLKSSDAAISQVQRRVLERLAKSRTTGVTQNELAKEFNVSGNKLFYIVKNLECRGLLVRQSATVRMKECGRELDAGNKIDSIVNTNLVHLSRYAKNLNLRFQQRFEIKKENAVDNICSDSGNTLISADCIKEDRLVKDYLPAMRNICSKLDEASNKVLVVSDIKKELGYLKTTGHRAWRAVLKRLKEAHLVEEFSAEVNKKVVSCLRLVKKFDPKNLQQKYAAQGCEDSDGDQIKCAKRGQMTDQLLELPIDRQIYDVIDSAGSNGITVQEVCKKLGINSKKNYHRFTNMVPRFGLHLQPESYKRSMIYRFWTSRNFNTASQNFKHEKDGHGGEMAPAVDGCLSSRIHESVHKCDDIQGKSQELIQVGSLEDQLDDTNTHDVMDEPDTGATGIMVKSRIGHNSSRLQAGHGPPRLALAAENAQREQRILERLKEEKFLIISELHRWLEDIEEKPTMLARKTLTRVLGKLQEEGQCKCISVSVPAVTNCGHSRVTEVILHPSVNMKQPDLLVKIHERLRNFDMETRGQGVARSKKEKSVPILTGVKRTQFPTSSDSPVALLESMHANGYIPAKMVRVKLFHTFLWGYITSLPDWQTNDAFGEDSSELKSSQSSVFLFSLDAATKAMPVELFLQVVGSTKRFEELVESCKHRLRLCELPMEEFKGLMSTQATGRLSNLVDILRRLRLLRLVNQGHDEVNSAPHAVLKYAMELKPYIEEPLQRSRPRLNIEHCDLKPKFRHDFGFSSGEAVDAYWKTLEYCYSAADPTAAGYAFPGSAVPEV